In Quercus robur chromosome 11, dhQueRobu3.1, whole genome shotgun sequence, the following proteins share a genomic window:
- the LOC126704591 gene encoding protein DMR6-LIKE OXYGENASE 2-like isoform X4, which translates to MGEVDPAFIQEPEHRPRISYIEGKGVPLIDLSPIRSSNNVSAILFEGLVKEVGNACKDWGFFQVINHGVPLEKRQKIDGASRKFFAQSLEEKRKVRRNEKEVTGYFDTEHTKNVRDWKEVFDFTIEEPTIVPASHEPDDKEVTEWNNQWPEYPPELRETCQEYGQEMVKLAYKLLELIALSLDLPADRFHGFFKDQTSFMRVNHYPPCPTPELALGVGRHKDAGALTILAQDDVGGLEVKQKTDGEWVRVKPTPDAYIINVGDIIQVWSNDKYESVEHRVMVNSERERFSLPFIFNPAHYTMVKPLEELTNEQNPAKYKAYNWGKFITTRKRSNFQKLNVENIQIYHFKISN; encoded by the exons ATGGGAGAGGTTGATCCAGCTTTCATCCAAGAACCTGAACACAGGCCAAGAATCTCCTACATAGAAGGCAAAGGTGTCCCACTAATCGATCTGTCTCCAATACGCTCCTCCAACAATGTTTCCGCCATTTTATTTGAAGGCCTTGTTAAAGAGGTAGGCAATGCATGCAAGGACTGGGGGTTCTTCCAGGTGATCAATCATGGGGTGCCTTTGGAGAAGCGCCAGAAGATTGATGGTGCCTCGAGAAAATTCTTTGCGCAGAGTTTGGAGGAGAAGAGGAAGGTGAGGAGGAATGAGAAGGAGGTGACTGGTTACTTTGACACAGAACATACCAAGAATGTTAGGGACTGGAAAGAAGTCTTTGATTTTACTATAGAGGAACCCACTATAGTCCCTGCCTCGCATGAGCCTGATGACAAGGAAGTCACTGAATGGAATAATCAGTGGCCTGAGTACCCTCCCGAATTAAG GGAGACATGCCAAGAGTATGGTCAAGAGATGGTAAAACTAGCTTACAAGTTATTGGAACTTATTGCTCTATCCCTAGACTTGCCAGCAGATAGGTTCCATGGCTTCTTCAAAGATCAGACCAGCTTCATGCGAGTAAATCACTATCCACCTTGCCCTACTCCTGAGTTAGCGCTTGGTGTCGGTCGGCACAAGGATGCTGGTGCCTTAACCATCCTTGCTCAAGATGATGTTGGAGGATTGGAAGTGAAGCAGAAAACAGATGGAGAGTGGGTTCGGGTCAAACCCACCCCAGATGCTTATATCATCAATGTTGGTGACATTATTCAG GTTTGGAGCAATGACAAGTATGAGAGTGTGGAGCACAGGGTGATGGTGAACTCAGAGAGGGAAAGGTTCTCTCTTCCATTTATCTTCAACCCGGCACACTACACCATGGTCAAGCCCTTAGAGGAGCTAACAAATGAGCAAAACCCTGCAAAATATAAGGCATACAATTGGGGCAAGTTTATAACCACCAGAAAGCGCAGTAATTTCCAAAAACTTAATGTTGAAAATATCCAAATTTATCATTTCAAGATATCAAATTAA